Below is a window of Streptomyces sp. WMMB303 DNA.
GCCTCGCCCGGTATCGCCGGCGCCGGGCCGAACCCCCGCGAAGACCCCCCGGAGGGGTGAGGCGCCGGAGCCCCGACGTGCCGTCGCCCGCCGCCCGTTGCCGTCCCGTTCGCAGCGCTCGTCGGCGGCGGACGTTATCGTCGGTGCGAACGGAGCGGTGACAGCGCCGCGGCGCTGCGCCCAGGGGGACACGGAGGGGAGCCGCATGACATCCGGCCGGGGTCGGCTGCTGGCAGTCAGCGATCTGCACGTGGGGATGACGGCCAACAAGCCCGTCACCGAGTCGCTGCGCCCGCACGACGACGAGGACTGGCTGATCGTCGCCGGAGACGTGGCCGAGCGGTTCGACGAGGTGGAGTGGGCGCTGCGGCTGCTCGCCGGCCGGTTCGCCCGCGTGGTGTGGACGCCGGGCAACCACGAGCTGTGGACTCCGCACGGCGATTCCGTGCAGTCCAGGGGCACCGAACGGTACGCGCAACTGGTCGAGATGTGCCGGGCGGTGGGCGTACTGACGCCTGAGGACCCCTATCCGCGCTGGGCCGGGCCGGAGGGCGAGGTGGTGGTCGCGCCGGTCTTCCAGTTGTACGACTACACGTTCCGTGCCCCGGGGACGCACACCAAGGAGGAGTCGCTGGCGGCCGCCCACGCCTCCGGCGTCGTCTGCACGGACGAGTACCTGCTGCACCCGGACCCGTATCCGGCCGTCGACGACTGGTGCCGGGACCGGGTGGCCGCGACGGAGAAGCGGCTGGACGCCCTCGACCCCGGCACCCCGCTGGTCCTGGTCAGCCACTGGCCGCTGGTGCGGGAGCCGACGGACGTGATGTGGTATCCGGAGTTCGCACAGTGGTGCGGCACGGAGCTGACGGCCGACTGGCACACCCGCTACAACGTGGCGGCCGCCGTCTACGGCCACCTCCACATCCCCCGGACCACCCGGCACGACGGGGTCCGCTTCGAGGAGGTCTCCA
It encodes the following:
- a CDS encoding metallophosphoesterase; translation: MTSGRGRLLAVSDLHVGMTANKPVTESLRPHDDEDWLIVAGDVAERFDEVEWALRLLAGRFARVVWTPGNHELWTPHGDSVQSRGTERYAQLVEMCRAVGVLTPEDPYPRWAGPEGEVVVAPVFQLYDYTFRAPGTHTKEESLAAAHASGVVCTDEYLLHPDPYPAVDDWCRDRVAATEKRLDALDPGTPLVLVSHWPLVREPTDVMWYPEFAQWCGTELTADWHTRYNVAAAVYGHLHIPRTTRHDGVRFEEVSIGYPREWRRRGHPRGLLRQILPAPEGD